The following DNA comes from Nymphalis io chromosome 20, ilAglIoxx1.1, whole genome shotgun sequence.
aatacatcccattttcttaaaaaactgcagtaaagtgttatgtgtgcctttaacaatgcttttcaaaaaatcattggacaacggatcattaccaactatttggaaaaaatctttaattacgccgatttataagtctggaaataaaaacgatataaaaaactatcgcggtatttctaaattgtcagttattccaaaactttttgaaaagattgtctatgatacgatatttccattattaaggcctctacttacctgtaaccaacatggttttattaataagcgatccactgagtccaatctgtgtgagttcttgcatacagtattaagtgctatggaagttggtttccaggtagatgtcgtatacactgattactcgaaagcatttgataagatatcgcacaatttgttattacaaaaacttaacaacatcggtatacatggtgaccttctacgttggcttacatcttatctccgcgaaagatctcaagccgttgctattaaaggatatacgtctagttttattcctgtaacatcgggtgtaccacaaggttctcaccttggccctttactttttaacatttttattaatgacgtaactaattgtttcaaaaattctcaagttttattatacgctgatgacactaaaatttttaagataataaaaaataatcaagactgtttttatttacaagaggatttaaataaattaggacaatattgcattgctaataatttgcagcttaatgttgacaagtgctgtgtaattacattttcgagaaaaaaagaacaaataatttttgactattccatatttaatactaaattaaaaagggtaaccgaggtgagagaccttggggtacaactagacaacaaacttatattcgataagcatattgaggaaatagtgatgaagtcgtataaaatgcttggatttatctttcggcaaggggcagactttaaaaatattcatacctttgtaattttgtacaatgctttcgttagatcccatttagagtatgcgtcaactgtttggaatccacaatatgcaaaatatgtcaacttaattgaaaatatacaaaacaaatttatcaggaggttgcgatacaaatttacttttcctgactctgtttttatgccacttgaagaacgtagagaacaaagagaccaaatgtttctttacaaaatattaaataatttaattgattctccatatctgctcagtgagattttatttaagtgtcctcgttttaacgctcgctctcaggatactttttcaatacccatttataaaactaattatttcaaaaattcttttattctaagatcttgtaatagtcataatagaaaatacaaccacattgatctgtttaaaaatagttcaagtaaattttataatcttgtgaaaaatacttattagtaactaaccataaccatatttacgttaaaattttactttgtcataaatagttatattttatgtaacatcaaaattagtccacttccctgttaaaacagtagtggaaacttaactggcataagtgttaaaatatgattattatattaagttgtaatatacgatatgctgtatgtttccctaataaataaataaataaataaataaataaataaataaatatttcaaaaaaaaatacttatttataagtaGGTTTTAATTCAATGAAAGTAAGTTATAATGGTGAGgcttattcaattttaattacaatgcaTTATTTTTTGCTTAGAAGCGTGAAGTAACTGTAGGATCCTTTAATAATCTGTAACAAAGCataaattgtttgaaaattttacttataaatcatTAGAATGATTTTGAATTAAACTGACAGTAAAGGTAATTTcacagtatttattattttttactattataagagGCTAGTCAATCACATCAGAAGGTTTGTCTCGcatgaaattctgtcatataACCGCCGCTATTAACGTGGCTGAAACCTTGAAAAGTTAACTTAAAGGATAAATGGCCTAGCAATGGGAATTTTGCGacctacttttatattaaacaactttttttttacaatctcagacatattaaaagaaaaaataaaaaagatatgaaTCTTACGGCAACAAAAGTAGCCACAGTTAACTCTGTGAAGGGACCAGCAGTGAACCTAATGGTTTTATTCAATTGTCCGCCGAGTAACAAAACACATCGGCGCACGCGCACGCTCTGAGACCACCAAGCACTTGCGTATACACCTTCATCAACTGTCATGCTCTGGaatcaaaatagttttaaatttctCGAATGTAagctatatttaaaagtaaataaaataaaattggtctATTTCAGATATTATGATGTTACTTTATCCTCAAAAAcatgtgtttaaataaaaaagaaaacaacaaaGAATTTATAAATCTCTGTTTGATGTCTATGTAAGTATTACGAGAAAAATCATTTGACAAAAAgagaaaagttatttaatgaaatagtgCAGGGTGACTGTGGGTAACGTTTGTTCGCAgggatcatcatcatcatcagtccACAAACAAAAAGTGATGATagcttaatattcataataaaagaaacacacaataaaatgaatataacacAAAACATATTCCGCAATACACGAAtttggtttattttaaaatattatttattttattatattattacagttgAAAACCTCATACCATAAACAAAACTGTATTGCTATGCCAGCAATAAAGGAATAGCTGAGCTACAAGAGCAATGAGATATTCCGCTATCCAAATTTGCTGCATACTAGTTGTGCCTTCctgaaaacaaaacaatatacttgtgaaggaaatgaaaatatgttaaAGCTCACAGAACGTAACATAAAATTCAATCAATCTTAATTCATAActtggtacataaataatataaatgtaagtgaataaagtatgttttagaGTAGGTcgcatactaaaatattatgtagactTCGCTTCGGTCATtacccttttttttttctcgctggaaaaacacatttatgtgtttcccccacatgaggtgggggggtatgtgggactcgccggcgctgaaggcgccggaatacccactaaaaaaccagcggtacccactccgtcttgccgggggacgtcacgggatcacttgcgcatactaccgtgccgtctcgacagttggcccgcttctgcgggcctccaaatgatagggggtactcggggtacggagaccccctagccccggcgacactcacggcgggaggagaagatgcgcatagcgccgacgtcttctccccggtcttcttcggcgaagcgggtcagcggaggcactctcctcgcgctcccgctccgtggcctccttctgcgacatgacattttcgcagaaggagaccatctccatccagcacctttcgctaccaagcatggcatttatcatgctcagcagcgaaaggtctccgccgattaaagtcgccagggaaaggcgctgaggccctcaagcggcacactccatcagagtgtggcatgccgtgtccgtaggcgcaccacactcgtggcaggagggcgttacccgCCTGACttttccgtgcaggtacttaccgaagcactcatgtccagtaagcacctgagttagtctgaaggtcagtgtgccgccttttctcgttacccagcgactcaagtggggacggatcgcctccactgtcgccaggcctgctgatggggacctcagatcctcctcccacctacgaatcagggcttgctgggcgagagtcctgattcgcagcacctcctccaacgctggacggtcgccacgcgacctcacttccgcccggaaccggtatcGGTCATTACCCTTGTAACAATTTCCTTTTTCTCATAAAAAAGGCTGATTCCCGTAATTGTAATGTTTGTGGTAAGATAGATGACATACATCATGATTTATTAGAATGTAATAAACATAGAGACCCTAGGGAAGCATTGATAAATAGATTTCAGCTATGTCGGTTAAATGTCGGAGTTATGCAAAGTGTTTTATCAGATCCCACGTTTATAGTGGCCAAAGCAATATGCAGTATGATGTCTGTCTGTCAGTATGTAACGTAATTATAAAtcctataagataaaatttgatatgtaagATAGCTTAAGGTACGATGGGTTTGACATGCCGCAAGGATAAAAAACccgttataaaaaagaaaagaaaaaaaaacgtatgttCTATGTATATATTGGAGCAAGtttgatatatgtatttaattaaagtaataatatttaaattaaatagattctGACAAGAGCTAAAAATTGAAACTCCGatccgaataaaaaaatatattaaaaaacttaaaacgatCTCAAAATGGCGTCGCATGCGATGCGTCACAGTCCTCGCTCAACGTACcgaattatttaattcttaagaTATTGAGTGGTGGTTTGATGTAAATGATAAGTAGCTGCAACACTATACTGTATCCCCCAATCttgttatattaagtatttttaatacccCTATGTAAGCAAATTTATAGAAGTTCacgtcaaatataaatttattgtcaaAATACAATACCGTTGTAAGTTGCACGGCGCTGGCGCAAAACATGAAAGAACAAATGATGACGTACAAAAACATTACAGGTGATAGTAACGAATTTAATATCTTAGTGTATCTGAAATAGAACAAAATGtccaagttaataaatatataaagcgatgaatgttattttaattaatcaagagAAAAGATACTTGATCAGTTGTACGTGATGATTATGGCAATCCCGTATCCTTCTTACAGCTTCCACATAACTGATACGTTCTAGACCATCTCCAAATAAACGTTCACAATTTGACTTTAGAATTTCAAGTTGAccagaaaaaaatgtaatcaagaCAACAGCATTCGAATCATAATTTGCAACTATACCGCCACCGTAGAAACAAATGAGGGAATGAATTAGAACTAGTACCCAATAACCAACTCCTCTAGTTTTATCAAAGGGTGCCCAAGAGCTCATTATCTCAGGGTATGCTGCGGTGCCATGTCTAATTTCCTCTCTTCGTTTTATTGATGATAGGTAAATTACCAGCGGAGCTAATATAACAGTGAAAACTGTAACTGTGACTAGGCaccaataaaaataagtgaCTGATCTTGAATATCCAGTATAttttttgatgattttattCATGGTATCGTCGCGTTTATTTCTTTGTACTTTTTCTAACATTGATACGTAATCAAAGATATATTTCCAATGCTTCTGCCACGCAATGAAAGATCCAGCTTTGACAACGCATACTGTGCTCAACATCGTAACCGATAGATTCCTTAATGCCATTTCCAGATCTGATCTTATGTACCACAACTCAACATATTGGGTCATTACAAAGGTGATAGCTAGAAAatgaattatgttatatataatatgactcATTCCTTTATTAGGTTGCCACATGCCCCATTTTTGTAAGCCCCATAAAGTTGGACCCAAAAATGGATGAGCCGGATCTTCTAAATTCGTCAAAGCTTGGAACAAGACCATTTTTATCGGGCTTTTATTCGTTACCAAGTTCGGTAACAGAATGACTTTTATAACAAACCTCAATCCAAAGGCATTTActgaatacaaatatacaacTATGCCTTCCATTTTTGCCTTGTATTTTATTTCTGCAGAGTTTTTTTTAGGTATATATGGTAAacaaaaattatctatttttaaaaaatatatttattttattcaacaatatgatcattaaaaataaatagaactaACATCAAATCCACCTCAAAACACTATTCTTCAAGCTCTTTTGACTATCATTTACCAAATTAAATAACTCCATATCATGTGTcatgtgaaatataataatttatataaatcatttgataATATTCCAAGACttgaatatctatatatattataattattatactgtattgaaaatatttatttattttataaatcaacaaACAGAAATATTTCAGAAATAATTCTGTTATTGTTCGTAACAGAAGcagtaaatgatataatatatactggGCGGAAAGCTGTCCCAAtacatcaaattaaattacacatatcgtaataaaattataaaaacagtaaaatttaaatatcagttACATATTTCCCTTCGGAATAAAATTACAGTGCCGCCTGATAACAAAATTGCTACATCGTTAGTATAAGAACCTAGAATTACTTgatccttaaaaaataaaaagtctttTACGTAAGAGACATATAAGAAAgctataataaagaaaatacattttcatttttattacaataaatcatattattttttataatgttttgtttgtttgtatttattaattaatttatagttttatataatatgccgACGTAATCCGAGAGAAGATTGGTGATCATGGCGGTGCTGAAACTGCGacgataaatttttaattgttaaactcCGTACATAAAGGTTAATACAAAGTTTCTTGCCGGCTTTTCTCAATATGATCCACATTTCCCTCGCTCGCAGAGCTATCGTCCAATGGCCaggtacataaaataattgGGCGTCATCCTTGACGGCTGGGTCTTCAAAGAGCATTCGAGTGCCCAATTTACTAGATCGAGGACGTAGCTCTCTCATAAGTTAGATATTTTTCGCCTCCCGAGGAGAGGTCCGCTGAGCCGCAGATGAACTGAGCAGAGTACAGGTGCAGCCAAAGAtgcgttatatacatatattatttcttcTATCTAACCTCAACAGACATGCTATTCGTGCCTTTGGTAAATCTTAGCTTAGCAGTTTGATGTACCTGAATGTTTGTTGCGTGTTTGTTTCCCGGcggtataataattaaaatttcagaaatatattattctaaatgtTGTCGATTTTGCGCTGCGTAAAAAACGATAAATGCTCTTAAGCTATTTACTGGACTTAGTTATACAGATTTGACTATAAGTTACTGAAAATTTGAAATGGCcttgaaaattttttttttatatttttattaaaacaaaagtcaTTTATAAAGACATcataaatacacataaattataaaaacattgataaaaGATTAACCTTCGTCGAGATTCGCTGCCGCGCTAAGTCTAGTACTAAGATTTTCGGATACTGTTCTACGCAAAACGCAgagtatattgattatatacagtaacagcctgttaatgtcccactgctggtcttaggcctcttctcccttttgaggagaaggtttggagcttattccaccacgctgctacaatacgggttggtagaatacacatgtggtaggatttcaatgaaattagacacatgcaggtttcctcacgatgttttccttcaccgtcaagcacgagatgaattataaatacaaattaagcacatgaaaattcagtggtgcttgcccgggtttgaacccacgatcatcggttaagattcacgcgttcgagcTACTGGGCCATCTTCTTCGTCGCCATcgccttttgttttattacctaGTAGTTGGTTGTCACCAACTTCTTtaggtatttacaaaaaaaaaatggggTTATCAATCTGAGCTTCGGAGGCCAAATGTCTCTCCTATTCCCTTACTGACATAGTTGCATGTAAGTCCTAGGTAAAACCAAAGAATTACTTGCACCACTATCTgttgtcatgtttttttttttattttaacgtatcGCAGAAACGTCACTTTCATCGAATATTACAATTCATGATTCAATTAAATTCACTCATAGAACTTTATGCGTATAGTTCTTCCTAGAAGTGATTTATTGCAACTAAATTACCAAGAAGCGACGAAACGTACATGAATGCCTCCGTTCGGTAGAACGActacaaaattaacatttatacccTCTACTTATTTAACTGCTTAtatgtattcattataatagtatatatatattatttatatgtgtgcggcgtaagtatatataagtatcaaTTTGTACATATTCAGACATACACTTGCATTTACTTTACTGTATTCTcgtataataaagtttaaaataatagaaataaattttataaatatttcaataaaaagatttgatataaaatagttCTTCACACTATAAAGAGCATTTGATTCTCAAATGTCAGAACCAGATGCGAATTCTCCTTTGAGCGGATTACTTTCAGTAACATTATATTACAAAGGTAAGGCTAATATTctttgcatttttatattatgataccaTAACGCGTGTGgtatataacaaacaaagtaCGTGTAATCTTAGacaatgacaaataaaaataaatatatagttatttgtatatattgtactTCAAACCAAATATAAACCATAAAAAAACGGCAAGAgggatttggatgaaatttggatTAGAGATAGTTTATACCTTGATTTACCAAATAGTTTGCCTAACCTGACCATAACTGTCTCTCTCCTCTCTTGGGCGAAGCTATAGGCTGAGGCtagtataaacataaatattatttttaatgttgaataTACTGTCTAAATATCtgttttcagacaaaatattgGACATTTGTCTTAGTGACATATTAGTAATAcgaaatataatcattatttgacGGCCCAGTGTAAACATGTGAATTTTAACTGTAGATTCATCTCATGTTCGACGGTGAAGAAACATCAGTAGAGATGTCGaaaatctgccatatgtgtTTTCACTAGTTCCCATTTGAGCAGCTCAGTAGAGTGAGTTGAAACCTTCCCAAAAAACTCCTCGTAATGGGAAACTTCAGCCTCGACTTAACAGtggaactttaatattttatttattgtttaatgatGTATTAGAAAGAactgcttaaaaataaataattcgaataCACTTACTGATGGTAAAAATAGAAACTACCGACTGTTCGAGAAAGGGGACGTAtctaataaatgaaatgtgCTATAATGTAGTTGTTATTGTTAAGTcaaatgtcatttaaatataatactgtaagaaatataaacaatgcCTCGTCCCAATGATTGCACCCGTTGTTTCATTCTTCAAACCAAAACCCAGTGATTAATATGATGAGGTAGATTTCTTATATAGTTAGTACTTAGCGTCTATACCTATTTTCCTATTTTgtcctgaataaaaaaaaatctcatatatATTCGTAGAGCTGGTACTACATATTCAGACGAGCTGGCAGAAACCCAAGCATTATTAGGTGACGAtgttgcggcgcttcactatctatcatcgcggggtgcggggacgcgcctaccaacttaacttcacttgtcgtctcgactcgcgtgcgcgacacacatcagttcttcatcatataattatttatcattaatacaagtattcaatttccaaagtcttcgttatttttaccaccacaaaagcagctatcgaagctaagaaaatggtccttcgagccggactTTCGGTAAAATTAGCATTTTACGGTTAATTGCTTGGAAAATCGATAAACTATCGGCTTAAAATCTGATCACATCGActgtcaatttatttaatatgacagTGACAGGTTATATGCCCTATAACTTTTTCTATAGCACATTTCAAACGACAAGATAtttgtcaaaattttattttactatttttcattccgaagattggtggtgcattgatgatgtaatatttttgttgatggttaatatatcttacagtgccaaagtctaagggcagtggtgaccatttaccataaggtggcccatccACCAGTCTTAcaacaaaattgaaatttaaataatatattatatacgttgaAACTTATGGAATATTGTTGTAAGGGTCACAGATTTAATCCTCATCCCTTGTTATTGTTGTCGGCATCCTTAATAATAAGCTTTCCGGTTAATTGATaggataataatattagttaccaTAGGTCCCGAAAAGGAGATTCgaaacatacaattatatacaaaagaGGATTTTTTTCTGGACAaagaaataagtatattatatttactttgtgcaagctcactTGAgtgggtaccatccactcatcagatattgcgTTCTATTTTGAAGAATGAGCAAGTcggtgtaattataggcacaagtgACATTTAACaactcagttcccaaggttggtggcgatgtaaggaatggttaatacttctaaCGTCACCAATATCTAcaagcggtggtgaccacttacattcAGGTGGTCCGTTTGCCTGTCCgcctacatataatataaaaaaaaattcaatttcttaagctaataaaaatacagtagCCACATTCTCTAAATATTCGGCTGATAAATCCGAAAGTACgtttttgtaaaacattaaaaataaaatgtttatgtgtatattttgcTTATGTTGTTTGTCTTACCTAAGTAGAACAAGTTTATTACaagaaaagaaaatgtatataaaaaacgttGTAGTCTCATTGCAATGTATGCAATTAATTTCTaactttagaaaatattaaactgGTATTGCCATCTATTGGCGAATAGCAATAACTCGCAGCAGACTACGCCCTCTCTGTGACAACAGCGCAACTCTTCTAAGGGTAGGTATACTGAACCAATACTtggtttcaaataaatattaaagatgtctctctaaatatattattttgattacctatatattgttaaatttacaaaaattttagtggtcgtatagataattacgtttataaatttattagggATGTATAAAAAAGAGACATaaaaacgttttgtttttttatttactttttatttggtt
Coding sequences within:
- the LOC126776599 gene encoding uncharacterized protein LOC126776599; translated protein: MEGIVVYLYSVNAFGLRFVIKVILLPNLVTNKSPIKMVLFQALTNLEDPAHPFLGPTLWGLQKWGMWQPNKGMSHIIYNIIHFLAITFVMTQYVELWYIRSDLEMALRNLSVTMLSTVCVVKAGSFIAWQKHWKYIFDYVSMLEKVQRNKRDDTMNKIIKKYTGYSRSVTYFYWCLVTVTVFTVILAPLVIYLSSIKRREEIRHGTAAYPEIMSSWAPFDKTRGVGYWVLVLIHSLICFYGGGIVANYDSNAVVLITFFSGQLEILKSNCERLFGDGLERISYVEAVRRIRDCHNHHVQLIKYTKILNSLLSPVMFLYVIICSFMFCASAVQLTTEGTTSMQQIWIAEYLIALVAQLFLYCWHSNTVLFMSMTVDEGVYASAWWSQSVRVRRCVLLLGGQLNKTIRFTAGPFTELTVATFVAIIKGSYSYFTLLSKK